GCAGCGCTCGCGCTGCTGTTCGACTGGATGCGCTGCGCACGCACGGCCGGCAATCGCCTGAGCGTGCGCGGCCTGCCGGCCGCCATGGCGAGCCTGGCCGCGCTCTACGACATCGATCCGCTGTTGCCGCTGGAAGGCGCGCGATGACCGTTCCCGCCATCCGCATCCACGGCGTCGCCAAGCGCTATGGCGCGCTGCAGGCGCTCGGCGGTGTCGACCTCGAGATCGGCCAGGGCGAGTTCTTCGGCCTGCTCGGCCCCAACGGTGCCGGCAAGACCACGCTGATCTCGGCGCTGTCGGGCCTTGTGCGTCCGGACAGCGGCTCGCTCGCGATCATGGGTCACGACGTGGTCGCCGACTACCGCAATGCCCGCCGCAATCTCGGCGTGGTGCCGCAGGAGCTGGTGTTCGATCCCTTCTTCTCGGTGCGCGAACTGTTGCGCATCCAGTCGGGCTACTTCGGCATCCGCAGCAACGACGACTGGATCGACGAGATCCTCGCCAGCCTGGACCTCACCCACAAGGCCAACGCCAACATGCGCGCGCTGTCGGGTGGCATGAAGCGGCGTGTGCTGGTGGCGCAGGCGCTGGTGCATCGGCCGCCGGTGATCGTGCTCGACGAGCCCACCGCCGGCGTGGATGTCGAACTGCGCCAGGGGCTGTGGCAGTTCATCCGCAAGCTCAACCGCGACGGCCACACCATCGTGCTGACCACACACTACCTCGAAGAGGCCGAGACCCTGTGCGGTCGGATCGCGATGCTTAAGGCCGGGCGCATCGTTGCGCTCGACACCACCGACAACCTGCTGCGCCGCTTCGCCACCCACAGCCTGCGCGTGCGCCTGGCGCATCCGGAGCGCGGCGTGGTGCTCGGCGGCAGTGCTGCCGAGGGCGGCTGGGTCGAGTTCGCGTTCGACAGCTACGCCGAGGTCGAGACCCTGCTCGCCCGCCTGCGCGAGGCCGCTGCCGGACTGACCGAAATGCAGCTCGGCGAGCCGGACCTCGAGCGCGTCTTCGTCGAGGTCATGAATCGTGCCTGATCGTTCCCCCGCAATCCGTCCCGCGCCGCGCATCGAGCCGATGGCGCCCGAGTCGTCGCTGACCGGCTTTCGTACCCTGCTGTACAAGGAGACCCTGCGCTTCTGGAAGGTCAGCTTCCAGACGGTCGCCGCGCCGGTGTTGAACGCGCTGCTGTTCCTGCTCATCTTCTCGCACGTGCTCGACCGCCACGTCACCGTCTATGGCGAGGTCGCCTACACCAGCTTCCTGGTGCCCGGGCTGGTGATGATGTCGGTGCTGCAGAACGCCTTCGCCAACAGCTCGTCCTCGCTGATCCAGAGCAAGATCACCGGCAACATCATCTTCGTGCTGCTGCCGCCGCTGTCCTATCGCGAGTTC
This genomic stretch from Thauera sp. GDN1 harbors:
- a CDS encoding STAS domain-containing protein; translated protein: MSASGPVTVFAPAGELTMVSAPGVLEEGRRLARAGDLVVDFAGVTTADSAALALLFDWMRCARTAGNRLSVRGLPAAMASLAALYDIDPLLPLEGAR
- a CDS encoding ABC transporter ATP-binding protein encodes the protein MTVPAIRIHGVAKRYGALQALGGVDLEIGQGEFFGLLGPNGAGKTTLISALSGLVRPDSGSLAIMGHDVVADYRNARRNLGVVPQELVFDPFFSVRELLRIQSGYFGIRSNDDWIDEILASLDLTHKANANMRALSGGMKRRVLVAQALVHRPPVIVLDEPTAGVDVELRQGLWQFIRKLNRDGHTIVLTTHYLEEAETLCGRIAMLKAGRIVALDTTDNLLRRFATHSLRVRLAHPERGVVLGGSAAEGGWVEFAFDSYAEVETLLARLREAAAGLTEMQLGEPDLERVFVEVMNRA